In Streptomyces sp. NBC_01439, the following are encoded in one genomic region:
- a CDS encoding ricin-type beta-trefoil lectin domain protein: MLRSTFAAVLAIAAGLGGATAVTPMAQAAPASGAVAVPLSPELEAVRAAEATKIYGDPAVRPLNERKTGLISLGDSEISGEGVGTYDPATNTPNNQCHRSPDAAIHRTGIPADLTFNVACSGGYTGNIRIGGTKQYADELVQSDNLAVKARNTKIKMVLLVAGANDDLQFGPVMTDCVTRWVLIQGTCEPKYGPGWPARVDGLKPKVEATVADLKTVMRDAGYADSDYKLVVMGYPSPIGPDFYDNPNFPGKLPGGCAGYDSDAAWGRNHAVPAFEKGVRAAALASGAVYLDNSRLFHGHEVCMEDTWARGLYLDLGDHFPWDENTARQSFHPNYRGHGAFASCLTQLYDSGLREASCADPASTGTPVLQAGAWDDKFKALKNEATGNCLDSFGGSSTNETKIAGWDCHGGRNQGWWYDGVRKSVHIELTQDRCLDVPGARYGSGTGLIIWNCHGGANQQFVRDGATFRPAAAPGMCLTVAAAHEPLRLQTCNGSADQRFV; the protein is encoded by the coding sequence ATGCTCAGATCTACCTTCGCCGCCGTCCTGGCGATCGCGGCCGGCCTGGGGGGTGCCACCGCCGTCACCCCCATGGCCCAGGCGGCGCCCGCTTCGGGGGCCGTTGCAGTGCCGCTGTCGCCCGAGCTGGAGGCCGTCCGGGCCGCGGAGGCGACCAAGATCTACGGCGATCCTGCCGTACGTCCGCTGAACGAGCGCAAAACCGGCTTGATATCGCTGGGCGACAGCGAGATTTCGGGCGAAGGCGTCGGCACCTACGACCCCGCGACCAACACGCCGAACAACCAGTGCCACCGTTCGCCGGACGCGGCGATCCACCGCACCGGCATCCCGGCCGACCTGACCTTCAACGTCGCCTGTTCCGGCGGCTACACCGGCAACATCAGGATCGGCGGCACCAAGCAGTACGCCGACGAGCTGGTGCAGAGCGACAACCTGGCCGTCAAGGCGCGCAACACGAAGATCAAGATGGTCCTGCTGGTCGCCGGGGCCAACGACGACCTGCAGTTCGGCCCGGTCATGACCGACTGCGTGACCCGCTGGGTGCTCATCCAGGGCACCTGCGAGCCCAAGTACGGGCCCGGCTGGCCGGCGCGCGTCGACGGGCTGAAGCCCAAGGTGGAGGCCACGGTCGCGGACCTCAAGACCGTCATGCGCGACGCCGGTTACGCCGACTCCGACTACAAGCTCGTCGTGATGGGCTACCCCAGTCCCATCGGGCCCGACTTCTACGACAACCCGAACTTCCCCGGCAAGCTCCCCGGCGGCTGCGCCGGATACGACTCCGACGCCGCCTGGGGCCGCAACCACGCGGTGCCCGCCTTCGAGAAGGGCGTGCGCGCCGCGGCCCTCGCCTCCGGCGCGGTCTACCTGGACAACTCGCGGCTCTTCCACGGCCACGAGGTCTGCATGGAGGACACCTGGGCCCGCGGCCTCTATCTGGACCTCGGGGACCACTTTCCGTGGGACGAGAACACCGCCCGCCAGTCCTTCCACCCCAACTACCGCGGCCACGGCGCCTTCGCGTCCTGCCTGACCCAGCTCTACGACTCGGGTCTGCGCGAGGCCTCCTGCGCCGACCCCGCGAGCACCGGGACGCCCGTCCTGCAGGCCGGCGCCTGGGACGACAAGTTCAAGGCCCTCAAGAACGAAGCGACCGGCAACTGTCTGGACTCCTTCGGCGGCTCCAGCACCAACGAGACCAAGATCGCCGGATGGGACTGCCACGGCGGTCGCAACCAGGGCTGGTGGTACGACGGCGTCCGCAAGTCCGTCCACATCGAACTGACCCAGGACCGCTGCCTCGACGTCCCCGGCGCCCGCTACGGTTCCGGCACCGGCCTGATCATCTGGAACTGCCACGGCGGCGCGAACCAGCAGTTCGTCCGTGACGGCGCCACCTTCCGCCCCGCCGCCGCCCCGGGCATGTGCCTGACGGTGGCCGCCGCCCACGAGCCGCTGCGCCTGCAGACCTGCAACGGGTCGGCCGACCAGCGTTTCGTGTAA
- a CDS encoding class II fumarate hydratase gives MTDDQQADAFRTEHDSMGDVRVPRHAKWRAQTQRAVENFPISGQRLERAHIEALARIKAAAAVVNAKLGVVDQDLADAIRSAAAEVADGRWDDHFPVDVFQTGSGTSSNMNANEVIATLATERLGREVHPNDHVNASQSSNDVFPSSIHIAATAAVTGELIPALEHLAAALERKADAFAQVVKAGRTHLMDATPVTLGQEFGGYAAQIRYGIERLRAALPRLAELPLGGTAVGTGINTPPGFSAAVIAEVAATTGLPLTEARDHFEAQGARDALVETSGMLRTIAVSLTKISNDLRWMASGPRTGLAEINLPDLQPGSSIMPGKVNPVVPEAVLMVAAQVMGNDATVAVAGAAGNFELNVMLPVMARNLLESIRLLGSASRLLADRTIDGITANEARAREYAESSPSVVTPLNRYIGYEEAAKVAKRSLAERKTIREVVLESGYVERGALTLEQLDEALDVLRMTRP, from the coding sequence ATGACGGATGACCAGCAGGCCGACGCGTTCCGGACCGAGCACGACTCCATGGGCGACGTACGGGTACCCCGGCACGCCAAGTGGCGGGCCCAGACCCAGCGCGCGGTGGAGAACTTCCCCATCTCCGGGCAGCGGTTGGAGCGCGCCCACATCGAGGCGCTCGCCCGGATCAAGGCCGCCGCGGCCGTGGTGAACGCGAAGCTCGGCGTGGTGGACCAGGACCTCGCCGACGCGATCCGCTCCGCCGCCGCGGAGGTCGCGGACGGCCGCTGGGACGACCACTTCCCGGTGGACGTCTTCCAGACCGGCTCCGGAACCTCGTCCAACATGAACGCCAACGAGGTGATCGCCACCCTCGCCACCGAGCGCCTGGGCCGCGAGGTCCACCCCAACGACCACGTCAACGCCTCGCAGAGCTCCAACGACGTGTTCCCGTCGTCCATCCACATCGCCGCCACCGCCGCCGTCACCGGCGAGCTGATCCCGGCCCTGGAACACCTGGCGGCGGCGCTGGAGCGCAAGGCGGACGCGTTCGCCCAGGTCGTCAAGGCCGGGCGGACCCACCTGATGGACGCCACCCCGGTCACCCTCGGCCAGGAGTTCGGCGGGTACGCCGCCCAGATCCGCTACGGCATCGAGCGACTGCGGGCGGCCCTGCCGCGATTGGCCGAGCTGCCGCTGGGCGGCACCGCCGTGGGCACCGGCATCAACACCCCGCCCGGGTTCTCCGCCGCGGTGATCGCCGAAGTCGCCGCCACGACCGGGCTGCCGCTGACCGAGGCCCGCGACCACTTCGAGGCGCAGGGGGCCCGGGACGCCCTCGTGGAAACCTCCGGAATGCTCCGCACGATCGCCGTCTCCCTCACCAAGATCTCCAACGACCTCCGCTGGATGGCTTCCGGACCGCGCACCGGTTTGGCCGAAATCAATCTCCCGGATCTCCAGCCGGGCTCCTCGATCATGCCCGGGAAGGTCAATCCGGTGGTCCCGGAGGCCGTTCTGATGGTCGCCGCACAGGTCATGGGGAACGACGCGACCGTCGCCGTGGCGGGCGCGGCCGGCAATTTCGAGCTCAACGTGATGCTCCCGGTGATGGCCAGGAACCTCCTCGAATCGATCCGGTTGCTCGGCAGCGCGAGCCGTCTGCTGGCCGACCGCACGATCGACGGGATCACCGCCAACGAGGCCCGGGCCAGGGAATACGCCGAGTCCTCGCCCTCCGTGGTCACCCCGCTCAACCGCTACATCGGCTACGAGGAGGCCGCGAAGGTCGCCAAGAGGTCCCTCGCCGAGCGCAAGACGATCAGGGAGGTGGTCCTGGAGTCCGGTTACGTGGAGCGCGGCGCCCTCACCCTGGAGCAGCTCGACGAGGCCCTCGACGTGCTGCGCATGACGCGTCCCTGA
- the fomD gene encoding cytidylyl-2-hydroxypropylphosphonate hydrolase, with amino-acid sequence MTGTFKPRDSAAPSAPRSPAQGPRWAPGEQVLWRYRDHAPGLKGPVHICRPVTVVQDTDELLAVWMAPGTECVKPVLADGTSVHAEPLATRYTAPRTTARSRWFGSGVLKLARPGEPWSVWLFWGPGWQFKNWYVNLEEPRSRWAGGVDSVDHFLDIAVHPDRSWKWLDEDEFAQAQQCGLMDREQADRVRESGRAAVEVIEEWGAPFSGGWENWRPDPAWRIPALPDDWDTTPAHMTS; translated from the coding sequence ATGACAGGTACTTTCAAGCCCCGGGACTCCGCGGCGCCGAGCGCGCCGCGGAGTCCCGCGCAGGGCCCGCGCTGGGCACCCGGGGAGCAGGTCCTCTGGCGCTACCGCGACCACGCCCCCGGGCTGAAGGGCCCGGTCCACATCTGCCGCCCGGTGACCGTGGTACAGGACACGGACGAGCTGCTGGCGGTGTGGATGGCCCCCGGCACCGAGTGCGTCAAGCCGGTCCTCGCCGACGGCACCTCCGTCCACGCGGAGCCGCTCGCCACCCGCTACACGGCACCGCGGACGACCGCGCGGTCGCGCTGGTTCGGCAGCGGCGTCCTGAAGCTGGCCCGGCCCGGGGAACCCTGGTCGGTGTGGCTGTTCTGGGGCCCCGGCTGGCAGTTCAAGAACTGGTACGTGAACCTGGAGGAGCCGCGCTCGCGCTGGGCCGGCGGAGTGGACTCCGTGGACCACTTCCTGGACATCGCCGTCCATCCGGACCGCAGTTGGAAGTGGCTGGACGAGGACGAGTTCGCCCAGGCCCAGCAGTGCGGTCTGATGGACCGTGAGCAGGCCGACCGGGTACGCGAGTCCGGCCGCGCGGCGGTCGAGGTGATCGAGGAATGGGGAGCCCCGTTCTCCGGCGGTTGGGAGAACTGGCGGCCGGATCCAGCCTGGAGGATTCCGGCCCTTCCGGATGACTGGGACACCACCCCGGCGCATATGACCTCATGA